The following is a genomic window from Roseofilum casamattae BLCC-M143.
AATGGCCAGAGCTGCCATTTCCCAACCATCTTTGGGAATTGTATCATTCTGAATGCGTCCGACTTCATGCCAAAAGAGCAGGTTGCGCTGATCGATCGCCAGTCGATCCCATTTGGCCAGATCGATCTGAATTTCTACTTCATCATTACCTATTTCTTCCGATCGCACGAGAGGAGGATTGACTTCAGTCGCGACTTCTACGATCGTCCAACTTTGCAATTCTGGCGGTAGTAAGCCTTTTAAGCGCCGTAGTTCGTTCATTTCTGCTCTGGCAGAAGAGGTGGCATAGGATTTCATATGGCTTGCCCTAGAACTCTCAATCAAAATATTCTATGTTGTCTTACTGTTGAGTATACCGCTTTGGACTGGGGAAAAGGGAATGGGAAATCAAGGAATAGGGGATAGAGTCACTTAACGACGCTCCTCATCGCCATAGAGTTCTTGCATCCATTTCTGATGCACTAGCTGTTGCAGGGTGGCGCTGAAGGTTTGGCAGATTGAAATTAAAATTTGCGGCCGTTGATATCCCAAGCTGACTAAGCGTTTTTTGGAAATCTTGAGTAACTCGCAGTCGGTTTGCGCGACAAATTGCAATTGTGATGGGCGATCGTCGAATAAATCCAGATAGCCAAACATGGAGCCAGCCGTCAATTCGCGCACGGCGATCGCCCCTTCTTCAGT
Proteins encoded in this region:
- a CDS encoding Crp/Fnr family transcriptional regulator → MNQIVLLQNVPLFETLSLDELILISQELIQEEFLQDETILAAGDIFNYCYIIASGTVTASKMTEEGAIAVRELTAGSMFGYLDLFDDRPSQLQFVAQTDCELLKISKKRLVSLGYQRPQILISICQTFSATLQQLVHQKWMQELYGDEERR